CGCCGCCCACCCCGAGCGGCATGCCGGGCGGCACGTCCAGCATCAGCGCCGGTTCCCCGGGCTCGACCAGCACCGGCGGCAGATGGCCGGCGTTGGCGAACGTACAGCGCCTGGTCACCGAGTCGTAGACGGCGTACACGCAGGTCGCGAGGTAGACCTCGGAGAGGTCGGCGTCCCTGGGCTGCCGGGCCGTACGCGTCGCCTGCTGCACCCCGCCGGGCGTGCCCAGCCCCCGCGCGATCTCGTCCAGCGCGGAGAGCACCTCGGCGGGTTCGAGGTCCAGCAGCGCCAGCGTCCGTACGGCGGTGCGCAGTTCGCCCATCGCGACGGCGGCGCGCAGGCCGCGCCCCATCACGTCGCCCACGACCAACGCCGTGCGGTGGCCGGGCAGTTCGATGACGTCGAACCAGTCGCCGCCCACCTCCGTGGCCGCGTTGCCCGGCAGATAGCGGCAGGCGATGTCCAGTCCGGAGGCCTCGGGGTCGCCCGGCGGCAGCAGGGAGCGCTGCAGGATCAGCGCGCGTTCGTGCTCCCGGCGGTACAGGCGCGCGTTGTCGATGCAGACCGCGGCGCGCGCGGCCAGTTCCACCGCCAGGTCCCGGTCCCGGTCGCCGAACGGCTCGCTGCCCTTGGTGCGGGCGAACTGGGCGAGCCCGACGACGGTGTCGTGGGCGACCATCGGCACGGCCAGCGTGGACTGCACCAGCCCGCCCTCCTCGGGCGGCACAGCCCGCGGCCGGGCGGTGCGCAGGGCGTCCGCGCAGGGCGAGTTGAAGGGGAAGTGGTGGACCGCGCCGACCGCCACGGATTCCCCGGAGCCGCTGAACGGCGCGTCCGACACGGCGCTGGCGAAGGCGACCCGGCGCAGTTCGGCGCTGCCGTCGGCGAGGCCGGGCGGGGTCTCGTCGCCGGTGAGCAGGCCCTGGTAGAGGTCGACGGTGGCGAGGTCGCAGAAGCCGGGGACGACGACGTCGAGGAGTTCCCGGGCCGTGGTCTCCAGGTCGAGGGAGTTCCCTATGCGGGCGCCGGCCTCGTTGAGCAGGGCGAGGTTGCGGCGGGCGTTGGCGGCCTCGCGGGCGGCTGCCCGGCGGGCGGTGATGTCGGTGCCGAGCCAGGCGATGCCGATGGGCCGGCCGCTGCCGCTGTGCACCCGGTAGAGGTTGACGGACCAGTGCCGGCGTTCCTCGGAGCCGGGGACGTACCCCGTGACGTGCATGTCGGTGATGGACTGGCCGGTCTCCAGCACCCGGCGCAGGGTGGCGGCGACCCGCTCGGCCTCGCCGCGCGGCAGATAGTCGTGAACTCCCTTGCCCCGGTGGTCGTCCGGGGTTCCGCCGAAGATGGAGGCGAACCGCTCGTTGGCCCGGCGGACCCTCAGATCGGTGTCGATCAGCAGGAATCCGAACGGCGACTGGCCGAAAATGGCCTGCGAGGCGGCGAGATCCGTCTCTATGCGGCGCAGGGTGCGGACGTCCACGACGATGCACACGGCGGCCTTCTCGCCCTCGGCGGTCCGGGTGGGCATGACGTAGACCTCCGCCAGGCCCTCCTCGCCGCGTGTGCCGTCCGCCTTGTCCGGCATCCGGAAGGGCACGACTCCGGTCCACTCCCGCCCGTCCAGGATTTCGGCCATCTTGCGCTGGCCGCGCTCGCGCAGGTCGGGGTCGATGAAGGCCTCTATCGGATCCATGCCGACGGCGCGCGCGGCCGGGATGCCGAAGAGCTGCTCGGCGCGCAGGCTCCACTGGTCGACCAGCCCGCCGGGGCCGATGGAGAAGGACGCGACCCTGATGTAGTCGTACATCGAACCGGGCGGACTGCTCTGCCACATGGCGTCGCCGGGCACGGCCGCCTCGGCGGCCAGGTGCGTCGCGCCGTCCGACGGGTCCTCGGACTCCGTGGCCTTCGCTGGTATCTCGCTCACGCGAACCGTCCCCTCCAGCTCACCGCGCCCGGCACCGGACACCGAAAGGCGGCTGCCCGCAGTATCCAGCACTACGGCGCCGCACGACACGGTGTTCACGATCACAGCTCGGTCCAGATGCTTTTCGGACCGCTCCGTGACAACACTTCCACTCTTCTAACCAAGGAAGAGGCCGTCGAATCTAACCAAGGAAGAGGCCGTCGAACCACGCACCCCGGACCCGGCCGCGCGCGCGGAGCGCACGCCGGTCCACCCGCCGCCTGCCGTACCCCCCTGTGCTCCCCGGGTGCTTCCGGCTCACCCCGGCACCGCCAGTTCGAACCAGACGGTCTTTCCGCTCGCGCCGGGCCGGGTGCCCCAGCGGAGCGAGGATCCGGCGACCAGTTGCAGCCCGCGCCCGCTCTCGTCCCCGTCGCGGGCGATCCGCTCGCGCGGCGGGTCGGGCAGCGGGTCGGAGACCTCCACCAGCAGCGCGTCGCCGCTCTGCGCGGGCCGTACGAGGCGGACGCCGATGGGACCGGTGGCATGCCGCAGCGAGTTGGTGACCAGCTCGCTGACCAGCAACGCGGCGAGGTCGGCGAGGCAGTCGAGGTCCCAGCCGTGCAACTGGCCGCGGACCGCGGCCCGGGCGGTGCGCACGGCGCCCGGTTCCGCGGGAAACGTCCACTCGGCGCAGTCGCCATCGGTGTCGA
This genomic interval from Streptomyces sp. NBC_00557 contains the following:
- a CDS encoding ATP-binding protein, with amino-acid sequence MGGGSLAWEVIGVIDTDGDCAEWTFPAEPGAVRTARAAVRGQLHGWDLDCLADLAALLVSELVTNSLRHATGPIGVRLVRPAQSGDALLVEVSDPLPDPPRERIARDGDESGRGLQLVAGSSLRWGTRPGASGKTVWFELAVPG
- a CDS encoding SpoIIE family protein phosphatase, yielding MSEIPAKATESEDPSDGATHLAAEAAVPGDAMWQSSPPGSMYDYIRVASFSIGPGGLVDQWSLRAEQLFGIPAARAVGMDPIEAFIDPDLRERGQRKMAEILDGREWTGVVPFRMPDKADGTRGEEGLAEVYVMPTRTAEGEKAAVCIVVDVRTLRRIETDLAASQAIFGQSPFGFLLIDTDLRVRRANERFASIFGGTPDDHRGKGVHDYLPRGEAERVAATLRRVLETGQSITDMHVTGYVPGSEERRHWSVNLYRVHSGSGRPIGIAWLGTDITARRAAAREAANARRNLALLNEAGARIGNSLDLETTARELLDVVVPGFCDLATVDLYQGLLTGDETPPGLADGSAELRRVAFASAVSDAPFSGSGESVAVGAVHHFPFNSPCADALRTARPRAVPPEEGGLVQSTLAVPMVAHDTVVGLAQFARTKGSEPFGDRDRDLAVELAARAAVCIDNARLYRREHERALILQRSLLPPGDPEASGLDIACRYLPGNAATEVGGDWFDVIELPGHRTALVVGDVMGRGLRAAVAMGELRTAVRTLALLDLEPAEVLSALDEIARGLGTPGGVQQATRTARQPRDADLSEVYLATCVYAVYDSVTRRCTFANAGHLPPVLVEPGEPALMLDVPPGMPLGVGGEPFEEVEVELPEGALLALYTDGLVESRDHPLDEGLQAFVGALTDPSRPLEDVCDHVLSTLDTHHGEDDIALLMARVQGLPAESVGDWTLPREPRSVGRAREYARGQLLSWDLEPLVDTTELLVSELVTNALRYGEGEIRLRLLLDRTLVCEVWDSGLVQPRRRRARDTDEGGRGLQLVGLLSAAWGSRRTPRGKTVWFELPLPGAEAGLTDPAEALLSLF